One Spea bombifrons isolate aSpeBom1 chromosome 1, aSpeBom1.2.pri, whole genome shotgun sequence DNA window includes the following coding sequences:
- the XPA gene encoding DNA repair protein complementing XP-A cells: MEPEPVTDSPKELEKELPAAVRAKIERNRQRALMLRQARLASRPYPLIEGSAIVKPPSKVIDSGGGFFIEEEEGAKEPSVEKVVHQPGPVLEFDYLICEECGKEFMDSYLNNHFDLSVCDSCRDTEEKHKLITRSEAKHEYLLKDCDLDKREPVLKYILKKNPHNTHWGDMKLYLKMQVIKRSLEVWGTEDAIEEAKEVRKDNRDKMKQKKFDKKVKELRRAVRSSLWKKDTGGHQHEYGPEEHIEDDMYKKTCKTCGHELDYEKM, encoded by the exons ATGGAACCTGAGCCAGTAACAGATTCTCCCAAGGAGCTAGAAAAAGAACTGCCTGCGGCTGTCCGGGCCAAGATAGAACGAAATAGACAAAGGGCTTTGATGCTGAGGCAAGCCCGGCTGGCCAGTAGGCCCTACCCATTGATTGAAG gTAGTGCCATTGTAAAGCCACCTTCAAAGGTGATTGACTCAGGGGGAGGATTCTTTATAGAAGAGGAGGAGGGGGCAAAGGAGCCGTCTGTTGAAAAAGTGGTTCACCAACCAG GCCCTGTACTGGAATTTGACTACCTCATATGCGAAGAATGTGGCAAAGAGTTCATGGATTCGTATTTGAACAATCATTTTGATCTATCAGTGTGCGACAGTTGCAG agatacagaagaaaaacacaaactcATAACTCGGTCAGAAGCGAAGCACGAGTACCTTCTGAAAGATTGTGATCTCGATAAACGGGAACCTGTgttgaaatacattttgaagaaaAACCCTCACAACACTCATTGGGGCGATATGAAACTTTACCTAAAAATGCAG GTAATTAAGCGTTCTTTAGAGGTTTGGGGTACTGAGGATGCTATTGAAGAAGCAAAAGAAGTTCGCAAGGATAATAGAGACAAGATGAAACAGAAGAAATTtgataaaaaagttaaag AATTACGGCGTGCTGTCCGGAGTAGTTTATGGAAAAAGGACACTGGTGGCCACCAACACGAATATGGTCCAGAAGAACATATTGAAGACGATATGTACAAAAAGACATGCAAAACATGTGGTCATGAACTAGATTATGAAAAGAtgtga